A genomic window from Candidatus Limnocylindrales bacterium includes:
- a CDS encoding D-Ala-D-Ala carboxypeptidase family metallohydrolase, whose translation MRHFKHAEFACRHCGENRMDPVFLMDVDELRHRFGKPLVVSSGYRCPAHNSRVSSTGSDGPHTTGFAVDFAVDRGAAVELLQIALSMGFTGIGVNQKGGGRFLHLDKLPNAPGQPRPTIWSY comes from the coding sequence ATGAGACACTTCAAGCACGCCGAATTCGCGTGCCGCCATTGTGGTGAGAACCGCATGGACCCGGTGTTTCTGATGGACGTGGATGAACTCAGGCACCGCTTCGGCAAGCCGCTGGTGGTGAGCTCTGGATACCGCTGCCCGGCGCACAACTCGCGCGTCTCTAGCACGGGGAGCGACGGGCCTCACACCACGGGATTCGCCGTGGACTTCGCGGTAGACCGTGGCGCCGCCGTCGAGTTGCTGCAGATCGCCCTGTCGATGGGCTTCACCGGTATCGGCGTCAATCAGAAGGGCGGCGGCCGGTTCTTGCACCTGGACAAACTGCCTAATGCGCCTGGGCAGCCAAGACCAACGATTTGGAGCTACTGA